The following proteins are encoded in a genomic region of Haloarcula marina:
- a CDS encoding 6-pyruvoyl trahydropterin synthase family protein produces the protein MSQGISPIEDPVASAGERELVVGGDRPIRISAGHRLMHHDGKCSRPHGHNYEVSVRITGELTAEGWVVDKGDVTSVIDEWDHRFLVEDGDPLIAAFEDSGDGDALVVLPHPPTAEVMAATLEHRLGERLPDTVSDVSVTVSETSELCTR, from the coding sequence ATGTCTCAGGGAATATCGCCGATAGAGGACCCGGTCGCCAGCGCCGGTGAGCGCGAACTGGTCGTCGGCGGGGACCGGCCGATTCGCATCTCGGCGGGCCACCGCCTCATGCACCACGACGGGAAGTGTTCCCGCCCTCACGGGCACAACTACGAGGTGAGCGTCCGCATCACCGGCGAGTTGACCGCGGAGGGGTGGGTCGTCGACAAGGGCGACGTGACGAGCGTCATCGACGAGTGGGACCACCGCTTCCTCGTCGAAGACGGCGACCCCCTGATAGCGGCCTTCGAGGACAGCGGCGACGGCGACGCCCTCGTCGTCCTCCCACACCCGCCGACGGCGGAGGTGATGGCGGCGACGCTGGAACACCGACTCGGCGAGCGCCTCCCGGACACCGTCTCGGACGTGTCCGTCACCGTCAGCGAGACGAGCGAACTCTGTACGCGCTGA
- a CDS encoding ATP-grasp domain-containing protein has protein sequence MNDAAESVVVISNDAPGAVTVVRSLGKRGIRTIVASDSPRSPAFDSKYCDERVMLPSPYTDLLSYRDVLLDLAARPSVKAIAPVREEDIYVLAKYRDEFAEHLNVVWPEMETLARAHDRVELVAAAERAGVAVPDTELLTDVDDWDRRLIAKGRYGILTNHYVADIPPTESRSMPKTQYFQPNQPPDTDALIDRMGHVPIVQEYVPGTEYTVRALYHEGEPLFSTQKALRRGFKYPRGPSVYHEAVDIPELWDAARAVLDELEWHGLASVGFIGDEETGEFKLLEINPRFWSSLPCDLHAGVDYPYYYWQLATGDTGPFDPPYRPGTASHFLRGELVHLLSVATEEYAFVDKPSLARTAGTMLGSMVTQPHFDFLSLDDPRPFVRDCLNAVPGR, from the coding sequence ATGAACGACGCCGCGGAGTCCGTAGTGGTCATCTCGAACGACGCACCCGGGGCGGTCACTGTCGTCCGGTCGCTCGGGAAGCGTGGTATCAGAACCATCGTCGCATCCGACAGCCCTCGGTCCCCGGCATTCGACTCGAAGTACTGCGACGAGCGCGTGATGCTCCCGAGTCCGTACACCGACCTGCTGTCGTATCGCGACGTACTGCTGGACCTCGCCGCCCGGCCGTCGGTGAAAGCCATCGCGCCCGTCCGCGAGGAGGACATCTACGTCCTCGCGAAGTACCGGGACGAGTTCGCCGAACACTTGAACGTCGTCTGGCCGGAGATGGAGACGCTGGCGCGGGCACACGACCGAGTGGAACTCGTGGCGGCGGCCGAACGCGCCGGGGTCGCCGTGCCGGACACCGAACTGCTGACCGACGTGGACGACTGGGACAGACGACTCATCGCGAAGGGGCGGTACGGTATTCTCACCAACCACTACGTCGCCGACATCCCGCCGACGGAATCGCGTTCGATGCCCAAGACGCAGTACTTCCAGCCGAACCAGCCCCCGGATACGGATGCGCTCATCGACCGGATGGGGCACGTCCCTATCGTGCAGGAGTACGTCCCCGGCACGGAGTACACGGTCCGGGCGCTCTACCACGAGGGCGAACCGCTGTTCAGCACGCAGAAGGCGCTCCGCCGCGGGTTCAAGTACCCGCGCGGCCCCAGCGTCTACCACGAGGCGGTGGACATCCCGGAACTCTGGGACGCGGCGCGTGCGGTCCTCGACGAGTTAGAGTGGCACGGCCTCGCGTCCGTGGGGTTCATCGGCGACGAGGAGACCGGCGAGTTCAAACTGCTGGAGATAAATCCCCGGTTCTGGTCGTCGCTCCCGTGTGACCTCCACGCGGGCGTCGACTACCCGTACTACTACTGGCAACTCGCGACCGGCGACACCGGCCCGTTCGACCCCCCGTATCGACCCGGCACGGCGTCACACTTCCTCCGCGGCGAACTCGTCCACCTGCTCAGCGTCGCCACCGAGGAGTACGCGTTCGTCGACAAGCCCTCGCTCGCGCGGACGGCCGGGACGATGCTGGGGTCGATGGTCACGCAACCGCACTTCGATTTCCTGAGTCTCGACGACCCGCGCCCGTTCGTCCGCGACTGTCTGAACGCGGTTCCGGGACGCTGA
- the queC gene encoding 7-cyano-7-deazaguanine synthase QueC produces MTDDSRAVVLASGGMDSATAAYEAQARGYDHLYLLHTSYGQNTEQREYECADALAESVDAADFCHVETSHLRQIGGSSLTDDEMAVAEADTDSDEIPSSYVPFRNANLLSMAVSYAEANDCGAVFIGAHSEDFSGYPDCRPAFFEAFQRVVDVGTKPETDITLVAPFVEWSKTDIAERGLELGVPYGETWSCYRSDEPACGTCDACAFRLEAFQRLGERDPIAYETRPDYTAQSS; encoded by the coding sequence ATGACCGACGACTCACGCGCCGTCGTCCTCGCCTCCGGCGGGATGGACAGCGCCACGGCGGCTTACGAGGCACAGGCACGCGGGTACGACCACCTGTATCTGCTCCACACCAGTTACGGGCAGAACACCGAACAGCGCGAGTACGAGTGTGCGGACGCGCTGGCCGAGTCGGTCGACGCGGCCGACTTCTGTCACGTCGAGACGAGTCATCTCCGGCAAATCGGCGGGTCGTCGCTGACCGACGACGAGATGGCCGTCGCCGAGGCCGACACCGACAGCGACGAGATTCCCAGTTCCTACGTCCCCTTCCGGAACGCGAACCTGCTGTCGATGGCCGTCTCCTACGCTGAGGCCAACGACTGCGGGGCCGTCTTCATCGGCGCACACAGCGAGGATTTCTCCGGCTATCCGGACTGTCGACCCGCCTTCTTCGAGGCGTTCCAGCGGGTGGTCGACGTGGGGACGAAACCCGAGACGGATATCACGCTGGTCGCGCCGTTCGTCGAGTGGTCGAAGACGGACATCGCCGAGCGCGGACTGGAACTGGGAGTTCCCTACGGGGAGACGTGGAGTTGCTACCGCAGCGACGAACCCGCCTGCGGGACCTGTGACGCCTGCGCGTTCCGCCTCGAAGCGTTCCAGCGCCTCGGCGAACGGGACCCGATAGCGTACGAGACGCGCCCGGATTACACCGCTCAGTCCTCGTAA
- the flaJ gene encoding archaellar assembly protein FlaJ, with protein sequence MAQSEADNGIDLTITETVQGLVESYRQMTIPLERYLFFILLPSVGFFVLSVVAALLLDQPMTIRAPIPLLGFLAMASAVFYPKILLSQRKRELNNRFHLLITHMTVLATTKIDRMEVFRTLAKEDEYGELAMEMHRITQLVDTWNQSLDDACRRRAKEVPSDAFSDFLDRLAYTLGAGQSLEDYLLSEQEQIIQHYTTVYRSSLDSLEVMKDLYLSMILSMTFALVFAVVLPVLTGTNPTMTVSAVIVMFVFVQSGFFLAIRSMAPYDPVWYHPEEYPSPIEERLDKSMYAGVGLSMVLLFVTLGGMLGVSPITLGDLLFFLDSVPLPFYAVAPITPMIIPGIVFRQEEQRIKSRDEEFPSFIRALGATEGAKQSTTGMVLRTLRKKDFGPLTQNIDDLYKRLNMRIEPSAAWRYFTADCRSYLIQTFSEMYLIGREMGGSPKQLGELIAANMNEVLQLRQKRKQATTTLVGLLYGITAASTFAFFIGLQVVNILAQMSLDLNAGSRLDVNSLINTGVYNIPLIEFLLVIIIMFSAMLSSLMIRTVDGGHKANTYMHFVVLSWIGAITGTFTKWLVTQFLAI encoded by the coding sequence ATGGCCCAGAGCGAAGCCGACAACGGCATCGACCTGACCATCACCGAGACGGTCCAGGGGTTGGTCGAGTCCTACCGGCAGATGACGATACCGCTGGAGCGGTATCTCTTTTTCATCCTGTTACCGTCCGTCGGCTTTTTCGTCCTCTCGGTGGTCGCCGCGCTCCTGTTAGACCAACCGATGACGATTCGAGCGCCCATCCCGCTACTCGGGTTCCTCGCGATGGCGTCGGCCGTGTTCTATCCGAAGATTCTACTCTCCCAGCGCAAGCGCGAACTCAACAACCGCTTTCACCTCCTCATCACCCACATGACGGTGTTGGCGACGACGAAAATCGACCGCATGGAGGTGTTCCGCACCCTCGCGAAAGAAGACGAGTACGGCGAACTCGCCATGGAGATGCATCGTATCACGCAACTCGTCGACACGTGGAACCAGAGCCTCGACGACGCCTGTCGTCGCCGCGCGAAGGAAGTCCCGAGCGACGCCTTCTCGGATTTCCTCGACCGACTGGCCTACACGCTCGGGGCGGGGCAGTCACTGGAGGACTACCTGCTGTCCGAACAAGAGCAGATTATCCAGCACTACACCACCGTCTACCGGAGTTCGCTGGACAGTCTGGAAGTGATGAAAGATCTCTACCTGTCGATGATTCTGTCGATGACGTTCGCGCTCGTGTTCGCCGTCGTCCTGCCGGTGCTGACCGGGACGAACCCGACGATGACCGTCAGCGCCGTCATCGTGATGTTCGTCTTCGTCCAGTCGGGATTCTTCCTCGCCATCCGCTCGATGGCCCCGTACGACCCGGTGTGGTACCACCCGGAGGAGTACCCCTCCCCCATCGAGGAGCGCCTCGATAAATCGATGTACGCTGGCGTCGGCCTCTCGATGGTGCTCCTGTTCGTCACGCTCGGCGGGATGCTCGGCGTCTCCCCGATTACGCTGGGGGACCTGCTCTTTTTCCTCGACAGCGTCCCGCTGCCGTTCTACGCCGTCGCGCCCATCACGCCGATGATTATCCCCGGTATCGTCTTCCGGCAGGAGGAACAGCGCATCAAGTCCCGCGACGAGGAGTTCCCGAGTTTCATCCGCGCGCTTGGGGCCACCGAGGGCGCGAAACAGTCGACGACCGGGATGGTGCTTCGCACACTCCGCAAGAAGGACTTCGGTCCGCTGACCCAGAACATCGACGACCTGTACAAGCGCCTGAACATGCGCATCGAACCGTCGGCGGCGTGGCGCTACTTCACCGCCGACTGTCGCTCCTACCTCATCCAGACGTTCTCGGAGATGTACCTCATCGGCCGCGAGATGGGGGGGTCTCCGAAGCAACTGGGCGAACTCATCGCCGCCAACATGAACGAAGTGCTCCAGTTACGGCAGAAGCGCAAACAGGCGACGACCACCTTGGTCGGCCTGCTGTACGGGATTACGGCGGCGTCGACGTTCGCCTTCTTCATCGGCTTACAGGTCGTCAACATCCTCGCGCAGATGTCTTTAGACCTCAATGCCGGGAGCCGACTCGACGTGAACTCGCTCATCAACACGGGCGTCTACAACATCCCGCTCATCGAGTTCCTGCTGGTCATCATCATCATGTTCTCGGCGATGCTCTCCTCGCTGATGATTCGGACCGTCGACGGCGGCCACAAGGCCAACACCTACATGCACTTCGTCGTGCTCTCGTGGATCGGCGCTATCACCGGCACGTTCACGAAGTGGCTGGTGACGCAGTTCCTCGCTATCTGA
- a CDS encoding deoxyuridine 5'-triphosphate nucleotidohydrolase → MFKSGEFVADKLGDVRDAQVQPNGVDLTLGAVFEQVEPGRIERGGKTVGERRELDAEDGMYSLDRGGYVVEYADRVVIPEGHVGFLYPRSSLLRNSCMLDTAVWDAGYEGRGEGLLEVHHPIELERGARIAQLVLAEAAHAGTYEGSYQRENLD, encoded by the coding sequence ATGTTCAAGAGCGGGGAGTTCGTCGCCGACAAACTCGGTGACGTGCGAGACGCACAGGTGCAACCGAACGGCGTCGACCTGACGCTTGGCGCGGTGTTCGAACAGGTCGAACCGGGCCGTATCGAACGGGGTGGGAAGACCGTCGGCGAGCGTCGGGAACTCGACGCCGAGGACGGCATGTACTCGCTGGACCGGGGTGGCTACGTCGTCGAATACGCCGACCGCGTGGTCATTCCGGAGGGGCACGTCGGCTTCCTCTACCCGCGCTCGTCCCTGCTCCGAAATTCCTGTATGCTGGATACGGCGGTGTGGGACGCCGGCTACGAGGGCCGCGGCGAGGGACTGCTGGAGGTCCACCACCCCATCGAACTGGAACGCGGCGCGCGAATCGCGCAACTCGTCCTCGCCGAGGCGGCCCACGCGGGGACCTACGAGGGGTCCTACCAGCGCGAGAATCTCGACTGA
- a CDS encoding MBL fold metallo-hydrolase, giving the protein MKIRLLGGADEIGRSAVLVDDSLLLDYGIASESPPQYPVGEVDPDAVVVSHGHLDHAGAVPALMSSGDLPPVHWTPPTRDLATTLAEDTLKLHGSTPRCPFTDTDVRRLTQASVTHGYEESFEAAGYEVTLFNAGHIPGSAHVLVDDGDIRLLYTGDFHTGDQRLVAPSTARPEADAVICESTYSDVTHEARDRVEKRFAESLQQTVWQGGTVVVPAFAIGRTQEAMLVCNAHDIDCYVDGMGQRVTEQLKRHPEFLRDADALRGATSSTRFVTGRDGQRRRIAEQNTVIITTSGMLNGGPAMTYVPAIRHHPTNKVALTGYQVEGTPGRELLETGSAELDGRVMPVSAQVELHQFSAHADREGLFDFLDSYREVPVLVNHGDRTGAFAGELREDGFAASAPELGETVRV; this is encoded by the coding sequence ATGAAGATTCGGCTGCTGGGCGGGGCCGACGAAATCGGCCGAAGCGCCGTCCTCGTCGACGACTCGCTCCTGCTCGACTACGGAATCGCGAGCGAGTCGCCCCCGCAGTATCCCGTCGGCGAGGTGGACCCCGACGCCGTCGTCGTCAGCCACGGCCACTTAGACCACGCGGGGGCGGTGCCGGCGCTGATGTCCAGCGGCGACCTCCCGCCGGTCCACTGGACGCCGCCGACCCGCGATTTGGCGACGACGCTCGCCGAGGACACGCTGAAGCTTCACGGGTCGACGCCGCGCTGTCCCTTTACCGACACGGACGTGCGCCGCCTCACGCAGGCGTCGGTGACCCACGGCTACGAGGAATCGTTCGAGGCCGCGGGCTACGAGGTGACGCTGTTCAACGCGGGGCATATCCCGGGGAGCGCGCACGTCCTCGTCGACGACGGGGACATCCGGTTGCTCTATACGGGCGACTTCCACACCGGCGACCAGCGCCTCGTCGCGCCGTCGACTGCCCGCCCGGAGGCAGACGCGGTCATCTGTGAGTCGACGTATTCGGACGTGACTCACGAGGCCCGCGACAGGGTGGAAAAACGGTTCGCCGAGAGCCTGCAACAGACGGTGTGGCAGGGCGGCACCGTCGTGGTACCGGCGTTCGCCATCGGCCGGACGCAGGAGGCGATGTTGGTGTGTAACGCGCACGACATCGACTGTTACGTGGACGGGATGGGCCAACGCGTCACCGAGCAGTTGAAGCGCCACCCCGAGTTTCTCCGGGACGCCGACGCCTTGCGGGGCGCGACGTCGAGCACCCGGTTCGTGACGGGCCGAGACGGGCAACGGAGACGCATCGCCGAGCAGAATACGGTGATAATCACCACGTCGGGGATGCTCAACGGTGGCCCAGCGATGACCTACGTCCCCGCTATCCGCCACCACCCGACGAACAAGGTGGCCCTCACCGGGTATCAGGTAGAGGGGACGCCGGGCCGCGAACTCCTCGAGACGGGCAGTGCCGAACTCGACGGCCGGGTGATGCCGGTCAGCGCGCAGGTGGAACTGCACCAGTTCTCGGCGCACGCCGACCGCGAGGGGCTATTCGACTTCCTCGATAGCTACCGGGAGGTGCCAGTCCTCGTCAACCACGGCGACCGGACGGGGGCCTTCGCCGGGGAACTCCGAGAAGACGGGTTCGCGGCGAGCGCGCCCGAACTCGGCGAGACGGTCCGGGTGTAA
- a CDS encoding aconitate hydratase, with protein MGQTLTEKILDDHLVEGELTPGEEIGIEIDQVLTQDTTGTLVWLQFEALGLEEVQTELAAQYCDHQTYQFDFKNTDDHRFLRSAAGTFGAHFSRPGNGICHNVHKENFAAPGKTMLGSDSHTPTPGGLGELAIGSGGLDVAVAMGGGAYYIDMPEVVNVRLEGELPEWATAKDVILELLRRLSVKGGVGKVLEYTGPGVETLTVPERTTITNMGTELGATSSIFPTDEQTEDYLSRLGREDEFVEIGPDEDAEYDDEIVVDLSDLEPLIAEPSMPDKVVPVSEVEGVDVEQVIIGSCTNGAYEDILPSAKMLEGRNIDKKTEMIVAPGSKVASEMLARQGWTAEMMAAGVNFSEATCGACIGIGHVPASDSVSLRTFNRNFEGRSGIEDDNVYLCSPEVATAAALAGEIVDPRNLAEELGDLEAPGLEMPDEYIGNSESDLIAPDEAVDDDLIKGPNIGDVPLKDPLETEVGGEALLKMEDNITTDHIIPATQDILMYRSNIPKLSEFTLSRVDDTFAERALESDGGVLVAGENYGQGSSREHAALCPMYLGIEAVCAQSFARIHKANLFNFGIVPLEIDEDTYEKIEQGDDIQIVDDVAEAVRSGQEEFTIRINDDWEATAALDASEREREILAAGGKLSHTKAQHEEGGAAPADD; from the coding sequence ATGGGACAGACGCTCACGGAAAAGATTCTCGACGACCATCTCGTCGAAGGGGAGCTGACACCCGGCGAAGAGATCGGCATCGAGATCGACCAGGTGCTCACACAGGACACGACCGGTACGCTCGTTTGGCTGCAGTTCGAGGCTCTCGGCCTCGAAGAGGTCCAGACGGAACTGGCCGCCCAGTACTGTGACCACCAGACCTACCAGTTCGACTTCAAGAACACGGACGACCACCGCTTCCTCCGCTCGGCCGCGGGGACGTTCGGCGCGCACTTCTCCCGTCCCGGCAACGGTATCTGCCACAACGTCCACAAGGAGAACTTCGCCGCGCCCGGCAAGACGATGCTCGGGTCGGACTCCCACACGCCGACCCCCGGTGGCCTCGGCGAACTCGCTATCGGGTCCGGTGGCCTCGACGTGGCCGTCGCGATGGGCGGCGGCGCCTACTACATCGACATGCCGGAAGTCGTCAACGTCCGCCTCGAAGGCGAACTGCCCGAGTGGGCCACCGCCAAGGACGTCATCCTCGAGCTGCTCCGTCGCCTGTCGGTCAAGGGCGGCGTCGGCAAGGTGCTCGAATACACCGGCCCCGGCGTCGAGACGCTGACCGTCCCCGAGCGGACCACTATCACCAACATGGGCACCGAACTCGGTGCTACCTCCTCGATATTCCCGACCGACGAGCAGACCGAGGACTACCTCTCCCGCCTCGGCCGCGAGGACGAGTTCGTCGAAATCGGCCCCGACGAGGACGCCGAGTACGACGACGAAATCGTCGTCGACCTCTCGGACCTCGAACCGCTCATCGCCGAACCGTCGATGCCCGACAAGGTCGTGCCGGTCAGCGAGGTCGAGGGCGTCGACGTCGAGCAGGTCATCATCGGCTCCTGTACGAACGGTGCCTACGAGGACATCCTCCCGTCCGCGAAGATGCTCGAAGGGCGTAACATCGACAAGAAGACCGAGATGATCGTCGCACCCGGTTCGAAGGTCGCCTCCGAGATGCTGGCCCGACAGGGCTGGACCGCGGAGATGATGGCCGCCGGCGTCAACTTCTCCGAGGCGACGTGTGGTGCCTGTATCGGCATCGGCCACGTCCCGGCTTCGGATTCGGTCTCCCTGCGGACCTTCAACCGCAACTTCGAGGGTCGCTCCGGTATCGAGGACGACAACGTCTACCTCTGCTCGCCGGAAGTCGCCACCGCGGCCGCCCTCGCCGGCGAAATCGTCGACCCGCGCAACCTCGCCGAGGAACTCGGCGACCTCGAAGCGCCCGGTCTGGAGATGCCCGACGAGTACATCGGCAACTCCGAATCGGACCTCATCGCCCCCGACGAGGCCGTCGACGACGACCTCATCAAGGGCCCGAACATCGGCGACGTCCCGCTGAAGGACCCGCTCGAGACCGAAGTCGGCGGTGAAGCCCTCCTCAAGATGGAGGACAACATCACCACCGACCACATCATCCCGGCCACCCAGGACATCCTGATGTACCGGTCGAACATCCCGAAGCTCTCGGAGTTCACGCTCTCGCGCGTCGACGACACGTTCGCAGAGCGCGCGCTCGAATCCGACGGCGGCGTCCTCGTCGCAGGCGAGAACTACGGACAGGGCTCCTCGCGTGAACACGCGGCCCTCTGTCCGATGTACCTGGGCATCGAAGCCGTCTGTGCCCAGAGCTTCGCCCGCATCCACAAGGCGAACCTGTTCAACTTCGGTATCGTCCCCCTCGAAATCGACGAGGACACTTACGAGAAGATCGAGCAGGGCGACGACATCCAGATCGTCGACGACGTCGCCGAGGCCGTCCGCTCCGGGCAGGAAGAGTTCACCATCCGGATCAACGACGACTGGGAAGCGACCGCAGCGCTCGACGCCTCCGAGCGAGAGCGCGAAATCCTCGCCGCCGGTGGCAAACTGTCGCACACGAAGGCCCAGCACGAAGAGGGCGGCGCCGCACCCGCCGACGACTAA
- a CDS encoding methylglyoxal synthase gives MTRVALIAHDDEKPEMIDLVRDYEDELARFDLVGTGTTGQRIMDETSLDIDRKQSGPLGGDTQIGALVAEDRMDGIIFLRDPLTAQPHEPDISALLRICDVHDVPLATTRTSAEYVLDGLVADYED, from the coding sequence ATGACTCGCGTGGCACTCATCGCGCACGACGACGAGAAGCCGGAGATGATCGACCTCGTGCGGGACTACGAGGACGAACTCGCCCGGTTCGACCTCGTCGGCACCGGAACGACCGGCCAGCGCATCATGGACGAGACGAGTCTCGATATCGACCGCAAGCAGAGCGGCCCGCTCGGCGGCGACACCCAAATCGGCGCGCTGGTCGCCGAGGACCGGATGGACGGCATCATTTTCCTTCGGGACCCCTTGACCGCCCAACCGCACGAACCCGACATCTCCGCGCTGTTGCGAATCTGTGACGTGCACGACGTGCCGCTGGCGACGACGCGCACCTCCGCCGAGTACGTCCTCGACGGCCTCGTCGCCGATTACGAGGACTGA
- a CDS encoding 7-carboxy-7-deazaguanine synthase QueE, giving the protein MPVASDADGLGQAEDGDLPINELFCSLQGEGRLAGVPSVFVRTSGCNLRCWFCDSYHTSWEPSGEWQCVEEIVAAVEEYDADHVVLTGGEPLVHDASVDLLDALDGRGYHTTVETNGTIFREAPIDLASVSPKLATSTPTAERDPKGEGEWADRHEDRRLDVPTLAALVDAYETQLKFVVTGPEDMAEIERLVSRVRDAADTPLHDQQVLLMPEGQTRTELETTRSVVADLALEYGYRYTPRLHVDLWNDAPGT; this is encoded by the coding sequence ATGCCCGTCGCCAGCGACGCCGACGGCCTCGGACAAGCCGAGGATGGCGACCTCCCCATCAACGAACTGTTCTGCTCCCTGCAGGGCGAGGGCCGACTCGCGGGCGTCCCCTCCGTGTTCGTCCGCACGAGCGGTTGTAACCTCCGGTGCTGGTTCTGTGACTCCTATCACACCTCGTGGGAACCCAGCGGGGAGTGGCAGTGCGTCGAGGAAATCGTGGCCGCAGTTGAGGAGTACGACGCCGACCACGTCGTCCTGACGGGCGGCGAACCGCTGGTCCACGACGCCAGCGTCGACCTCCTCGACGCGCTGGACGGCCGGGGCTACCACACCACCGTCGAGACGAACGGGACCATCTTTCGCGAGGCACCTATCGACCTCGCGAGCGTCAGCCCGAAACTCGCCACCAGTACGCCGACCGCGGAGCGCGACCCGAAAGGCGAGGGCGAGTGGGCCGACCGCCACGAGGACCGACGCCTGGACGTGCCGACGCTCGCGGCCCTCGTCGACGCCTACGAGACGCAACTGAAGTTCGTCGTCACCGGCCCCGAAGACATGGCCGAAATAGAACGGCTCGTCTCGCGCGTGCGGGACGCCGCCGACACGCCGCTTCACGACCAGCAGGTCCTCCTGATGCCCGAGGGACAGACCCGTACCGAACTCGAAACCACCCGGAGCGTCGTCGCTGACCTCGCGTTGGAGTACGGCTATCGCTACACGCCGCGGCTCCACGTGGACCTCTGGAACGACGCGCCCGGGACCTGA
- a CDS encoding helix-turn-helix domain-containing protein, translated as MVEFQFESAFLHPLADVVTDVVLDELQCTETGCRAVVWVDHDAKSEIDEALAADDSLTRQSYTGAEAGGHWYVLNTTDPPLSSVGRALLTADGALLRASLADDHWTVRARFPDRSDVLSFRDALVADGFDVDVRAIDEEGDHDFGLTDPQREVLMLALERGYFTVPRDASLSDLATALGISSQAASERLRRGTQTLVSNTLAEPAQPRVRSRYR; from the coding sequence ATGGTTGAGTTTCAATTCGAGTCAGCGTTCCTTCACCCCCTCGCCGACGTGGTGACGGACGTTGTCCTCGACGAACTGCAGTGTACCGAAACGGGGTGTCGCGCCGTCGTCTGGGTCGACCACGATGCGAAGTCCGAGATAGACGAGGCGCTGGCGGCGGACGACAGCCTCACCCGACAGTCGTACACCGGGGCGGAAGCGGGCGGCCACTGGTACGTCCTGAACACGACGGACCCGCCGCTTTCGAGCGTCGGCCGCGCCCTCCTCACCGCCGACGGGGCGTTGCTCCGCGCGTCACTGGCCGACGACCACTGGACGGTCCGGGCGCGGTTCCCCGACCGGAGCGACGTGCTCAGTTTCCGCGACGCCCTCGTCGCGGACGGCTTCGACGTGGACGTGCGCGCAATCGACGAAGAGGGAGACCACGACTTCGGGCTGACCGACCCACAGCGCGAAGTGCTCATGCTCGCGCTGGAGCGGGGCTACTTCACCGTCCCCCGGGACGCGTCGCTCTCGGACCTCGCGACGGCACTTGGCATCTCCAGTCAGGCCGCCTCAGAACGGCTTCGGCGGGGGACACAGACGCTCGTCTCGAACACGCTCGCCGAACCGGCACAGCCCCGCGTCCGGTCCCGCTACCGGTGA
- a CDS encoding ribbon-helix-helix protein, CopG family: MDEAYLDLEAVEIELDEAVLEAVDEKAFADHRDNRDAAIRDLLDEWLKTRDAADD; this comes from the coding sequence ATGGACGAGGCATATCTCGACCTCGAAGCGGTCGAAATCGAACTGGACGAAGCGGTGCTCGAGGCAGTCGACGAGAAGGCGTTCGCGGACCACCGCGACAACCGCGACGCCGCCATCCGCGACTTACTGGACGAGTGGCTGAAGACCCGCGACGCGGCCGACGACTGA